The genomic window AAGAAGAGACTCCAGGCCCTTTCTATCCTGAGGAGCAAAAAGGACATCCCCAACAGGGACTATCTCGATGCGCTTATAAAAAGCATGACGATGCCAAAGAAAGACGCGGTCGCGACTATCGACGCAATGATCGCCAAGGCGGAAAAGAGCGGGCCATTCCCGAACAACAAGAAGAAGGTGCTTCTCACCGGCTCCGACGTGACCTACCCGGAGCTCATGGACCAGATCGACGAGTCCGGATTCAGGGTGGTCCGCGACGATCTTTCCGTCGGGGAGCGGTATTACGCCAACCTTATACCGGAGGACGGGAGCCCCGTGGACGCCCTGGCCCGCTACTACCTGGCGGTGCCGAGGCCCGCCACCAAGGTGGGACTCCGCAAGAGGATAGAGTTCCTGGAAAAGTCCCTGTCGGAGTCTAACCTGGACACGGTCATTTCCCAGAACATCAAGTTCTGCGAGCCCTTCGCCTACGATTCGGTCCTGGTGAACGGAGAGCTCAAGGACAGGGGGACCCGCGTCCTCCACCTGGAACGCGAATTCACGCCCGGCCCGGACCACCAGCTCATGAACCGGCTCGCCGCATTTTCCGAGATGCTATAGGTGATTACCATGAACCAGCAACAAGCAACGCAATCAACGCAGGAAGCGCCCCAGGTCAGGATCGACACCCTGCCCCATGCCAAGGACCTCAAGTGGCCCATGCTCTGGTACCTCCTGGTGGGCCAGCTCTATTCGATGCTCCCCTGGAAAAAGACCGCGTGGACCTGCGCCGGCTTCCCGGTGGAGCTCCTCTGGGGCTTCGACATCTTCCCCCTGCACCCGGAAAACATGGCCACCGTGGCCGCCGCCCAGAAGCAGGCCCAGAGACTGATAGAGCACGCCGAGAGCATGGGATACTCACGGGACCTCTGCTCCTACTGCAAGACCAATTTCGGCGCCGTGGACACTAACATCAAGACCACCCTGGGCGGCATTGCCAGGCCCGACATCATAACCTGCACCAACACCATCTGCGACACCCACTGGAAATGGTTCCAGATACAGGCCGAAAAGCTGAAGGTGTCCATTTTCGTCTTCGACTGCCCGAAGATCGTGAGCGGCACCGACGAGCGCACCATCGAGGGCTACATCAATTACATGGTGGAGCAGTTTTACGATTTCTTCGAATTCGTGAAAAAGCACACCGGGAAG from Spirochaetota bacterium includes these protein-coding regions:
- a CDS encoding 2-hydroxyacyl-CoA dehydratase, which encodes MKTIAYFDSSHDMPEEIIMAAGFVPYKIFGDVHNSNAPADQYLQAFFCPAARSFLTEALAKSSQWEGIIVAQGCNATNRHYDVWKRHVETPFLYWFNGPIKDDAMALRFMKTELWRLIDSLNSRYKVSITDDMIAGAIRESNEVKKRLQALSILRSKKDIPNRDYLDALIKSMTMPKKDAVATIDAMIAKAEKSGPFPNNKKKVLLTGSDVTYPELMDQIDESGFRVVRDDLSVGERYYANLIPEDGSPVDALARYYLAVPRPATKVGLRKRIEFLEKSLSESNLDTVISQNIKFCEPFAYDSVLVNGELKDRGTRVLHLEREFTPGPDHQLMNRLAAFSEML